From the Desulfosarcina sp. BuS5 genome, one window contains:
- a CDS encoding ammonium transporter → MIYPIFRSWAWGSLFNGSGWLEGLGFIDFAGSTVVHSVGGWAALAGAIVLGPRIGKFTKEGKVKPILGHNIPLAALGVFILWVGGWFGFNPGSTTTADTSIAMIFVNTNLSAAAGAVLAMITSWIKFGKPEASMSLNGALAGLVAITAGCANVTPGSSIIIGAIAGVVVVFAVLFFDKIKVDDPVGAISVHGVNGAWGTLAAGLFNIEGVTAGIIGVQVLGIVSCFVWTFVTAFILFKIIDVTMGLRVSPEKEAEGLDSSEHGGNAYPDFATSAYAQK, encoded by the coding sequence TTGATCTACCCTATTTTCAGAAGCTGGGCGTGGGGCAGTCTTTTTAACGGCAGTGGATGGCTGGAAGGGCTTGGTTTTATAGATTTTGCCGGTTCAACAGTGGTACATTCCGTAGGTGGCTGGGCAGCATTGGCGGGAGCCATAGTTCTAGGTCCCAGGATTGGGAAATTCACCAAAGAAGGTAAAGTAAAGCCGATCCTGGGTCATAATATACCCCTGGCGGCACTCGGCGTATTTATTCTCTGGGTCGGGGGGTGGTTCGGATTTAATCCCGGTTCAACCACAACCGCGGATACGAGTATCGCCATGATTTTTGTCAATACCAATCTTTCCGCAGCCGCCGGGGCGGTTTTGGCAATGATTACATCCTGGATAAAATTCGGCAAGCCCGAGGCAAGTATGAGCCTTAACGGAGCTTTGGCAGGCCTGGTTGCAATAACAGCCGGATGTGCAAACGTAACCCCGGGTTCTTCTATTATAATCGGAGCGATAGCAGGAGTTGTAGTGGTTTTTGCGGTGCTCTTTTTTGATAAAATCAAGGTCGACGATCCTGTGGGCGCTATATCGGTGCATGGTGTCAACGGCGCCTGGGGAACACTGGCAGCCGGACTTTTCAATATAGAAGGCGTGACTGCCGGGATAATCGGGGTTCAGGTATTGGGAATTGTTTCATGCTTTGTATGGACTTTTGTCACGGCCTTTATTCTTTTTAAAATAATTGACGTTACCATGGGGCTAAGAGTTTCTCCGGAAAAAGAAGCGGAAGGTCTTGACTCATCAGAACACGGCGGCAATGCATATCCTGACTTTGCGACTTCGGCATATGCACAGAAATAA
- a CDS encoding IS4 family transposase, which translates to MDIFNIPKKNFNPQSHARFLKPLQKIFPDTPQLKSRGHRPLKMTFEDQLHALIFFHLQEHESARDLIQHLKEDDFAKECVAPDGGISRSSFSEIINSRGLEQLEYVFQALCSQAQNALPSNYSDLGELVSIDGSLIDAVLSMYWADYRKGAKKAKGHFGFDVNRKIPIKIHLTNGNGAERPFVRSILTKGQTGIMDRGYQSHKDFDLLQDEKKHFVCRIKAKTTRTIIKEQPVDPDSYIFYDAVVLLGTPGVNQTRKPVRLVGYKIAGVKYFVATDRYDLTAEQVATVYKLRWDIETFFKWWKKHLKVYHLIAHSRYGLMVQILAGLITYLLMAIYCHEQFNEPVSIKRIRQLRNTIQNELRTDEKNVWSNNLIIKEQMLYAKT; encoded by the coding sequence ATGGACATATTCAATATCCCAAAAAAGAATTTTAATCCCCAATCTCATGCTCGATTTCTCAAACCTTTGCAAAAGATTTTTCCTGACACGCCACAGCTTAAATCCCGAGGTCACAGGCCATTGAAAATGACTTTTGAAGATCAGCTTCACGCACTGATATTTTTCCATCTACAAGAACATGAATCAGCTCGTGATCTTATTCAACACCTTAAAGAAGACGATTTTGCCAAAGAATGTGTCGCTCCAGATGGAGGGATCAGTCGTAGCAGTTTTTCCGAAATTATCAATTCTCGAGGGCTTGAACAGCTTGAATATGTTTTTCAAGCTCTTTGCAGCCAGGCACAAAATGCTTTACCATCAAATTATTCAGATCTCGGTGAACTCGTTTCCATTGATGGATCTTTAATTGATGCAGTTCTGTCCATGTACTGGGCTGATTACAGAAAAGGCGCTAAAAAAGCAAAAGGCCATTTCGGCTTTGATGTCAATCGCAAGATTCCTATAAAAATTCATCTGACAAATGGAAATGGCGCTGAACGCCCCTTTGTCAGGTCTATCCTTACAAAAGGCCAAACAGGAATCATGGATCGGGGGTATCAATCACATAAGGATTTTGATCTTCTTCAGGATGAAAAAAAACATTTTGTTTGCCGCATCAAAGCGAAAACAACAAGAACTATTATCAAAGAGCAGCCTGTTGATCCCGACAGCTATATTTTTTATGATGCTGTGGTTCTTCTTGGCACTCCTGGGGTAAACCAGACCAGAAAGCCGGTTCGACTGGTTGGTTATAAAATTGCCGGTGTCAAATATTTTGTGGCAACTGATCGTTATGATCTTACAGCCGAGCAGGTTGCAACCGTTTATAAGCTTAGATGGGATATCGAAACTTTTTTCAAATGGTGGAAGAAACATTTAAAAGTGTACCACTTGATTGCTCACAGTAGATATGGCCTGATGGTTCAAATCCTTGCGGGGTTAATAACCTACCTGCTTATGGCCATATACTGCCATGAACAGTTTAATGAACCTGTATCAATAAAGAGGATTCGTCAGCTTAGAAATACCATCCAGAACGAATTACGTACTGACGAAAAAAACGTATGGTCTAATAATCTGATTATCAAAGAGCAAATGCTATATGCAAAAACTTAA
- a CDS encoding C-terminal helicase domain-containing protein — MSTDAGGTDLNLQTADCVVNFELPWNPARINQRIGRGIKNAQKNKCINGACS; from the coding sequence CTGTCAACGGATGCAGGTGGAACAGACCTCAACCTCCAGACCGCTGATTGTGTTGTCAATTTTGAGCTCCCCTGGAACCCGGCCCGTATAAACCAGCGCATAGGGAGGGGGATCAAAAACGCTCAAAAAAATAAATGCATAAATGGAGCATGTTCTTAA